In the Candidatus Saccharimonas aalborgensis genome, one interval contains:
- a CDS encoding DUF3137 domain-containing protein encodes MDYNVLLHFARSGGGGSSGGGGGDMGLAIVGYIPSYYLGKLVKKLFPRTLELIISAACATVFSIILFIIGIVAGGAMWWFMTLVIIGIWLGWHSAFFDIWDKLSKRRKAAKQKLSSAAQTDNAWDEASLVSYAQQVFMAYQSDWSKGDTGRIKTYATQRYTYHAYLLMLALLQLGRQNVVGNPTILRCEIIDIHDDADNTKDSFTVAIEATADDILIDTASNTQLFRDASSFTEYWTFQRNQSSWLLDHIEQSTADKSLADNQLAAFAAANNMYYSLDMGWLFLPRYGQLLGNGKFGKSDVNNHVIGMWDKYLVQFYTLSLMPSDSTVLPKIVAQICVPKSYGGIWIRPKSGNIFNKNLFGDGAPKGYTKYEFEWPDFNKRYDVYATDADRLATFELLNPGFMAYLYDTDGNICIEVTDNIIYLYKNQKAATSADYQLMVTLMQKAYKELQL; translated from the coding sequence ATGGATTACAACGTCTTATTGCACTTCGCTCGAAGCGGAGGAGGGGGCTCCAGTGGAGGTGGCGGCGGTGATATGGGACTTGCTATCGTGGGCTATATCCCAAGTTATTATCTCGGTAAACTTGTCAAGAAACTCTTTCCGCGCACACTGGAGCTTATCATTAGCGCCGCCTGTGCAACCGTGTTTTCAATCATTCTATTTATCATTGGCATTGTAGCCGGTGGCGCAATGTGGTGGTTCATGACACTCGTCATCATTGGTATTTGGCTCGGCTGGCACTCGGCATTCTTTGATATATGGGATAAACTCTCCAAACGAAGAAAAGCCGCAAAACAAAAATTGTCTTCCGCCGCACAAACTGACAATGCATGGGATGAGGCCTCACTCGTCTCATATGCACAGCAGGTATTCATGGCATATCAGTCTGATTGGTCAAAAGGTGATACGGGCCGAATTAAGACCTACGCGACCCAGCGATATACCTACCATGCTTACTTACTGATGCTCGCACTGCTACAGTTAGGACGACAAAATGTCGTAGGAAACCCTACTATACTTCGCTGCGAAATTATCGATATTCATGATGACGCCGACAACACCAAAGATAGTTTTACTGTTGCCATAGAGGCAACTGCTGACGATATTCTCATTGATACTGCATCAAATACACAGCTATTCCGAGATGCTTCTAGCTTCACAGAATATTGGACATTTCAGCGCAACCAATCTTCGTGGCTGCTTGATCATATCGAACAAAGCACAGCGGATAAATCGCTAGCGGATAATCAGCTCGCTGCCTTTGCGGCTGCAAACAACATGTATTATTCGCTTGACATGGGGTGGCTGTTCTTACCACGATATGGTCAACTTCTGGGTAACGGCAAGTTCGGCAAAAGTGATGTCAACAACCACGTTATTGGCATGTGGGACAAATACCTCGTACAATTCTACACACTGAGCCTTATGCCGAGCGATAGTACTGTCTTACCAAAAATCGTTGCCCAGATCTGCGTCCCAAAATCATATGGCGGTATCTGGATTCGTCCAAAATCAGGAAATATATTTAACAAAAATCTCTTTGGAGACGGAGCACCAAAAGGCTACACCAAATACGAGTTTGAGTGGCCGGACTTCAATAAGCGCTATGATGTATATGCTACTGACGCCGATCGCCTAGCGACGTTTGAACTACTCAATCCTGGATTTATGGCCTATCTCTATGACACAGATGGCAATATATGCATCGAAGTCACTGACAATATCATCTACCTCTACAAGAATCAAAAAGCGGCAACTTCCGCGGATTATCAACTTATGGTGACTCTCATGCAGAAGGCGTATAAGGAACTGCAGCTATGA
- a CDS encoding prepilin-type N-terminal cleavage/methylation domain-containing protein, protein MKHKRIRGFTLVEVAVVVAVIAILASLSILAFNKVQAQAYDASQRTLIIAIMTTFDKYYDKYGEYPTGCSLSTVASGCRANQSTVTTTSTAIYSNTTSSTIASMPGLESLGTVLGNTSTTPINGTYLTYGVYYWGQLGQYPNAGCGTGCSSGVSITSPGGGMACNSTDTIYKIAGDTPSSYSSYTLAYHSKEDGRWHIYQGKYGQRLKFMPGNYITAGTAIGKCVFEN, encoded by the coding sequence ATGAAGCACAAGCGTATTCGCGGTTTTACTCTCGTTGAAGTTGCTGTTGTTGTCGCAGTCATCGCCATCCTTGCAAGCTTGAGTATTTTGGCGTTTAACAAGGTACAAGCACAAGCATACGATGCCAGTCAACGGACTTTAATCATAGCTATTATGACTACATTCGATAAATATTATGATAAATATGGTGAATATCCGACGGGTTGCTCACTAAGTACGGTCGCTTCAGGTTGTCGTGCTAACCAATCTACAGTCACTACTACATCAACTGCAATCTATTCAAATACTACTTCGTCAACAATTGCATCTATGCCAGGCCTAGAAAGTCTTGGGACTGTTCTCGGAAATACTTCAACGACACCGATTAATGGCACCTACCTAACATATGGTGTATACTATTGGGGACAATTAGGACAATATCCAAATGCAGGTTGCGGAACGGGGTGCTCTTCTGGCGTGTCAATTACTTCGCCAGGTGGCGGCATGGCCTGCAATTCTACCGATACTATTTATAAGATAGCAGGTGATACTCCTAGTAGCTATAGTTCATATACGCTTGCGTATCATTCAAAAGAAGATGGTCGTTGGCACATTTATCAAGGTAAGTATGGGCAGCGTCTTAAGTTTATGCCTGGGAATTATATTACTGCCGGTACAGCTATAGGAAAATGCGTGTTTGAAAACTAA
- a CDS encoding class I SAM-dependent RNA methyltransferase, translating to MTKPALYYTVLLDTIIGGGQALGTLDDGRKALVWGGLPGETVAFRITKKKSRFVEGVVSEIKTPSTERISPADPDSYLSTSPWQFMKFSAEQHYKAALVEEAFELHDIVLPNPIEMYSDGHIDHYRNKVEFSWYSDCDKDGDETLDLAFFRRGSKGKITIEECSLIPDSMMKLAKEIRDLLRAKKVTARQLKTLLIRCDQSGQCVWQLYLKEVNPDIITTKEASNLTAQGGELIYSDPKSPASRITKRLAQYGDIALSDILLGVPFNYAAESFFQINLPVYEQVLHDLKRWVVADTQTIDLYSGVGTIGLTIGGNECTLIEIDENAVREMKRNIERLESNAKAVLAPSEKSLDYIKPHTTVIVDPPRTGLHRDLITRLLSSRPQRIIYLSCNPTTQARDVALLAAAYGIAHHQGYNFFPRTPHIEHLIVLDLQRALL from the coding sequence ATGACAAAACCTGCTCTCTACTACACCGTCCTGCTCGATACTATCATCGGTGGGGGACAGGCACTTGGCACGCTCGATGACGGGCGCAAAGCACTCGTGTGGGGCGGGCTCCCTGGTGAAACTGTTGCGTTTCGGATCACAAAAAAGAAATCTCGTTTTGTCGAAGGAGTTGTCTCAGAGATTAAAACGCCCTCGACTGAACGTATTTCACCAGCGGACCCCGATAGTTATCTTAGTACTAGCCCATGGCAATTCATGAAATTCTCGGCCGAGCAACATTACAAAGCCGCATTGGTTGAAGAAGCATTTGAGCTACATGACATAGTCCTCCCAAATCCTATCGAAATGTATAGTGACGGACATATCGATCACTATCGCAATAAAGTCGAGTTCAGCTGGTACAGTGACTGTGATAAAGACGGAGATGAAACACTTGATCTAGCATTCTTTAGACGCGGCTCAAAAGGTAAAATCACGATCGAGGAGTGCTCACTCATACCCGATTCAATGATGAAACTCGCAAAAGAGATTCGCGATCTTTTACGTGCCAAGAAAGTGACAGCACGTCAGCTCAAAACTCTTCTTATTCGTTGTGATCAATCAGGCCAGTGTGTCTGGCAACTTTATCTAAAAGAAGTTAATCCAGACATTATCACCACCAAGGAAGCTTCAAACCTAACAGCTCAGGGCGGAGAGCTTATCTATAGCGACCCCAAAAGCCCCGCCAGTCGTATTACCAAACGGTTAGCTCAATACGGAGACATAGCTCTCTCAGATATTCTCCTTGGCGTTCCATTTAATTACGCCGCGGAGAGTTTTTTCCAAATAAATCTTCCTGTTTACGAACAAGTGCTCCATGACCTAAAGCGATGGGTCGTTGCTGACACACAGACGATCGATCTCTATAGTGGGGTCGGTACCATCGGGCTTACGATAGGTGGTAACGAGTGTACATTGATCGAGATTGATGAAAATGCCGTTAGAGAAATGAAACGGAACATTGAACGCCTAGAGAGCAATGCCAAAGCCGTCCTTGCGCCGAGCGAAAAATCGCTCGACTACATTAAGCCGCACACAACCGTTATCGTAGATCCACCCCGCACAGGACTCCACCGAGACCTCATCACCAGACTACTTTCCTCGAGACCACAGAGAATTATCTATCTCAGCTGTAATCCTACTACTCAGGCACGTGATGTTGCGCTATTAGCGGCAGCATACGGTATTGCGCATCATCAAGGGTATAATTTCTTCCCGCGGACACCTCATATTGAACATCTCATCGTACTTGATTTACAGCGCGCGTTACTGTGA